Within the Medicago truncatula cultivar Jemalong A17 chromosome 4, MtrunA17r5.0-ANR, whole genome shotgun sequence genome, the region TGTTTATACAATTACATCAATATCCTTTCGCATTGAATCAAAACCAAttacaagttaaaaaaatataaattagtgGGTTAAATTTGAGTTCTTAAAAAACAACCgccattaaaataaaaattactaaaatcaataatcaatctCTTAAATTCCCCCACCCATAAAGTTTTTCTAGTCTCACACCATGTAATTCTAGTTACATCCAAATTTACTTCTCACCCTATATAATTCTAGCTACATCCAAATCAATTTAGGAGttttacaataatatcaaaattgtcttCTCCATGTAAATTTCTAAGAACCATTTTTCCATGGTCATTCTGAATCTTCACCCCTCTTTCACCCACAAACCACTATAGATGCGCAACTAATATCTGCCAAGATTAAATAttgaatcaacatttttttcattaatttttactctattcataaaggttagtgaatttcaagaatttatttattaaagagTCTATATTTAGGTTTTGTTCATtgtcgtgttttttttttttgtgagcgACATGAAGTGTAGATGTGCATTTAGATTAAGTAAGGTAGCGTTATTTAAGATTACATAGCTCACTACTTTGATGTTAGTGTAAATTTAAATTACGTATTAACTGTCAAGGTAAACAAAGTTTAAGTTAACATAGACACTATTACTTACTATGAGAATTATTGTAAATTCAATTTACGTATGTACAACTTATGTAGATGACACTCATGAACTCCTTATACATGTACACACATAAACTAAGTTTACTTAATTtctgtaaacttagtttacattaACTATGTAAACATGTTTTACATAGTTTGGAAAACTACTATCTTTCTCTCAATTTCACATTTTTCCACCTTATCtttcaatcaattttacattttttcctCTCTAGTTAATGGACCTTGAAGAAGAATAAAGTGATGCCGTTGCTAACAACAAAGTGAAACTTGAAAACCCACGATTAGTAGATTCTACGGTTGTATTTACCATTGATAAAATGTTTTCTATTGAAGAAGACATGTGAAATGGAAAGCGATGAAAGAGATGAATGAGACGACGACGTTCGGAGAGGGATCAATACGCGTGTTGTTTTTGGCTTTGACATGATTTGGGAGATGATTACGTGATTTGAGGATGATGAATACATGAACCGGTTTCTGTGAGACGTACGATGAAAAAgttttgaattaaattgaaatttttatttcaattaaagaGTATATTGATCATTTCGAAGCATAACTTGAATTTTTAAGGTGTAAGTAATATCTATCCccgttaaatatgtttttacaaCATTATAAATTAATTCAACCGTTAATTTTATGAGATATTATAAATTCAATAAACTACTTCATCTGTCCCATATTAAGTGACACGGTAGACTCTACCATACAtatcaatgtatatttttttatctttaatatcttGAATtctttattagaaaaaaatatgaaaatttaatattttaaaaatattcatcaagaCGAATCTAACAACCTCTTATATGAAATTGTccatctttgtatattagtagaaaaatatggtcaaaatatGTTAGGTCAATAATGCACATTATCAAATAAGTTATCTATTGCGGGACGAAAAGAGTAAGATATTTGCTATGTCAACCGAGGAAGAATCCTCTccatttggcaaaataaatggagaatgCAATTTGGAGAGAAATAGACACATAAAATATATAGTAGGTCATACCATTAAGTGGGTCCCATCATCATTAattgtttttgactttttttatagatttttttgtgTCTTCATCTCTCTAAATGGAAGAAACGGAGAGGATCATAAATGGAGATGGTCTTAACTCATGTCAACTAAGAGTTGGGATGCTCTCCATTTTCTCCATTTGTAGAGATAAGGACAtagataaattataaaaaaaaggcttattAGATCCATTGGTCCCtcaattaattttcatttttcattttcgtcccataattaataaaaagtacTTTTTGGTCTCTTAGGTtttcctccgtttgccaaataaatccttCGTTGTTAAGTTTAACCACAAATGTCTATGGTGGATCAATTTTAAGAGTAGTCCACCATAgacttcattaattttttaaattttaactgtTTGATCTTTAAATAAAACACctaccattagattaaatggaCCATGATTATCTTACAATGATCCAACAACAACTACCATTGGATTAAAAAAAGGCTACCAttgaattatgattaaataaatggaccatggttttatataaaaaaataaaataaaataaaatacaaaggtccgctccttcttcttcttttcacacATAagctccttcttcttctcccttaAAACCACCACCGTCGCCGCCCCTTCTCGGCGTCGCACTGTCCACCATGTGCACCGTTCGGAAAAAGTAAGACCATTTTCTTTATCCTCTCGACGAGGGCTTTCCATTGGTCCAACTAATTTCATGAAAGGAACAACTTTTCCGTCGACCCTTTTTTTCCTCCGCCGCGGGAAGGGGCTTTTCCGGCCACCATACTTTGTATTTCTTCTTCCTGTTATTGGGCATTTGCGAATTCCACTTCTATCTCTCTCAACCGGTGCGCCACCCAGTACAACAACCACCAACCTCCTCTCTCCGATCCGCCGTAAACCTCCTCTCTCCAGATCTCGTTCTTCTCTTCGTGGGTTCTTTTCAAAGTTATGGATTCCATGGAAAAATGAATGTTacgtggaagaagaagaagaatattgAGATGAAGGAATGAGTAATGTTACAATTATGGAAATTcatgtgatgttgattttttatttttatttttgatttctgGAAATTCATGTGATGTTGAAATTCTGGaaattctggatttttttattttttatttgcagaTGGTGGTGggtttgttcttgttgttgcaATTGTAATGATAAAGATTGATTGTTGTTTAAAAACTGGAAATGCAGACATtcaaaagaagagagagaaactagaAGGAGTAAGGAAAGATCAAAATGCAGTGTTTGTGGTACATGATAATAtatgtgttttgatttttgatgttGCAGTTCTGGAAATTTGTTTCTGAAAATCATGTGATGTTGTTTCTGGAAATTTGTTTAAGATGATGGTGAAAAGAAGGTGAAGAAAGGGAGAAATAATTAGATGTTGTTGACTCACCGTAAGATAAAATACACCTGTATAATTGAATGgtcatctttttttaaaaacataacaacggtttaaattaaaaaatttaataaggtctatggtggacTACTCTTAAGATTGGTTCACCATAGACATCTGGGGGTTAAACTTAACACcaaggatttatttggcaaacggaggaaaATGTGAGGGACTTAAAAgtacgttttattaattgtgggaccaaaatgaaaagttgaaatTATTTAAGGGACTATTGGATCAAATAagtataaaaaaacataattaattaaggAGAATCTTAACCGGTGCCCCGGGACATTGGTTAAgtaagattaaattttattgaaaagtgaTGTAATTATTAGTTTGTCAAAAATAACAGTTTATATTTCTAAGACAATTTTTCTACTTTTGAATTCTTTAACCCGTATCTTTAGGCACGGACATTGATTAACAACAtccattaattaaattaattaacggTGGTGGGACTCACATATTGATATGAGTTCCACTATCTATGTTTTACTAGTATGTATATCTCTCCAAAttacaattttcatttattttaagcAAATGAAGAGTCCCTTAACTCTCGTCAACTAAAGCAATAATCAAGGTTCTTGAAGAGAGGAGTCCACACCATTTCTTCTTCCATATATAAATAGACTTGAGAGGGAAAAAGTTCAGTCTTCTgccttctcttctcttctcttctcttctatgcGCCGAACTGAACCTAACCAAACCAACAGTTGAAACCTCTCCTCCCTGGCGATGGattcaacttcttcttcttcttctcccggCGCTTCTCAATTCCTCGCTAATCTTCCCCTTCGCGGCACCTTCACTTCCACCGCCATTTCTTCCAATCCGGTACATTCCCCCTTTCTTTCAATCTCATTTTATCGATCTTCcatttctattgaatttactGTTATAAGTTTTATGTGAAATCCCCTTTCATTCACGTGTATGGAATTTCGTAACCCTAGCTTGCTAGTTTAGTTGCTAATGTGTATGCGATTGTAGATTTCATTTCTGAAGTGCCAAAATTTATTACTTTACTTCAAAGAGGGCTTAAGAAAGTGTCAAAATTTATTAGATTTCGTTTGTGAATTGTCAAATAATTTCCACCGATTGATCTATCCTGGTAATGGCATAGGCAATAGAATAGATCAATAGAGTCCTTGTTTTTGTCTCGTAAACATTGTTTCTTTTGGAATGAATGGCTAGTGATTCTTTTACTGATGTacattcatgttttttattttaagctgTTAATTGAAGTAGTAGCCTTTAATGTTTTAATGAGGTTATATGAGAGTTTATGTTTGCATTTTACCTTATGCTTTTGCAGGATCGGATGCGGGTTTATGTATGCGATCATGAGACCACACCGCCAGGTCTTATTTACTATCTTTCAAGTATTTTTGACATGTTTTTGCGACTTATAAAGCCTATATAGTTGCTTTGGTGCTCATATATTACCCTGCCCTCAAGCAGCGACTTTGgggaagaaacaaaaaaaaaaaaaaaaaaacgttttttcctttttatcatTGTGGGAAGTTTACCTAAAGTTTCATTCTTGTCACCAGAGTTAgaagaatgatttttttccGGCTCATAAGGAACAAAATATTTGACCAAATTCAAATCATGTTAATATGAATGTTACTTACAGAAGCATGACTAATTGACTGTTGACTGCAATTTTTTCAAGGAAATAATTTACACATTGGCACTTTGATACATTGCATTGAAGTTTAGTTAGTATTTATGTTGCTACAACGTTTCACACTATTTTAGTGGTCTTAATCTGGATTAGTGCAGGGTGATTCAGTATTCTTTAAACTGTAAAATTTGTGTTTCAAAACATGTTTTGTCAAAGCTATCAAGCATTCTAAATCTTTATCTCCTTAGCTCCCCTAACTTGAAGGGTTGAaagattcattttttaaatggatcatgttattgaatattttgtttgtgttttgtaGATATTGTGGAATTGGTTTTTTAACACTACAAACTCCTTCCACCCACTTGGTCATAATGCCATGACATATATTTTTCTGAACTATTGTTTCATCCCATAAATTCTTGCTATAAGTAGATAATTGTTGTGAAGTGATTTTGACTCCCTTATTTATCCAGAAGGGCAACATATTAAGACTAATCAACAGAACATACTGATCAGAGCACTCAAATTGAAGAATGTATCTGACAGTTCAAAAAAGAGGTATCATTCCCACACCCCACCTTTTGTGGAAGAGTCAAGTGTATGGTATAATTGTTGGGTTTTTCACTATTTTGTACTGCCTGGTAGTTTTTTAATGCAAAGTAGTTATGGCATGTCTTGAATTCATTTATGTCTATATTTTATCCTGGTctagttttattaatttttgaacTTTTTGTCAGAACTGCTGAAAAGGTTTTGGGAGCTTCAGCCAAGAAACTAAATAATCAAACCACCCCTCAACAAGGTGTGTTCAGATGATCTTTATGATGCATTAGCCATTAGGATCGAGCTCATACCTCTTTTTTTGCTGGGGACAAGAGTAGTTATTTGTTTTCTTGAGATTGCTATTTCGTCTTCCTAATTCTTAAATGTGTCTAGCATCACTTGTCTCATGGTTCCTCTTGATGCTTTGATGTTTAAACACGTCATTAATCTTATGTCTGTATTTTGCATATACATCAATAACAGAATTCAGCCAACCTCTTTTTTTCTCGAGTGTggattaaaagataaaaaatcatgtttggtACTATGTATCCAGATTCCAGACTGCGTTCTCAAGATGCCTCTGTTTTTGGtataaattttcttattaaattaaacagggtttccatgtttgattgatttatatGATCACAAGTCACTAGTTGAATCTAGAGTGAACCAATAACAGTTGCATTGGACATTAATAACCTTTTCAAGGCCAGTGAGCTTGTATCTAACTTAGCTAGGGCCGATTCTTTGAGACTTTAGTCCAGTGATGATATTTTCCCTAAGATCTGTAGTAAGATGGCTGGACATTTTTGACCACTTTTATTCTGTAGTATTATCTCAGTATTTCTCATCTTGCCTTACTTGGTTTTTAAACATGCAGAGGGATCAAATGGTCAAACATCCAGTAGGAACTTCCAGAGCTTGACTGTAGAGAGGCTCCGAGCTCTTTTGAGAGCTAAAGGTCTTCCAACCAAAGGAAAGAAGGCAAGTAGCCCTACAGTTAAACATACATTTGTACATAAGTTGCATTGAGACAGCATACACATGCACGCATATGGTTGATCATTCACGAGTTGGttggtagttttttttgtttgcttttgtTTCATGATAGTTCATATATATCCTAAGAGAAtctagagaaatgatattttgacatcaATTTGGATGGTTCAAATATGTGGTTAATTACATTTAGTGgatgtttaattaatataacAAGGTATCACAACCTCATTGATCATCcactaaacataattaaccatgATTTTCAATGTCATTAACCGGGTGTTCAAATATACATTTATCTATTAATCATGCAAATTGTGTTCAAATATACACGTGGGAATTTTGGTTAATGGTGTTCAAAATCATAGGTTAGTTTTAAAAGATGTGGCACCTGCATTATATTCATTATTATCCAGTGAATGTAATTAACCATCTAACTGATCATCCACATTGATGTCAAATACTCAAATTTATGtttcaaataacaattattcatGATATAATGGTTGTGAACTGGTTTATCATTTATCAATGACTGATTATTGTCAATGTCCCTGCTCGTGCAACTTTTATACACATTTTCCATTCTAATTAGTGAAATAAAATGTATAGGAGGAGCTTATTACACGTCTAAAAGATGCTGATGGGCAAGCATAGCATGGAGAGTGGAATTCCTGGTCATTCAGTGTCCAATGTAAGAGTAGTTTTTATCCGAAGAAGCACCAATGTAAGAGtagttagtttatatttttatgaaactTAGGATCTGGGACTGGAACTAATATACATACAAAGCTAGTGTAAACTGGAGCAAAATTTGAATATTATCGTTTTGACGGCCATTTTGCaaagtttgaatattatttttttggcgTTGTTGTTTCATGAGTGTCAGTATTAtgtattgtgatattttttgttataaattaaaGCTTTGATTTTAGTTCTTAATCAGGAAAGGAAATGACTTCTCAAATACTTTCAAGTCAAGTAGAATCACAGTGCAATTTTATTCAACATTGTTCGATCAAAAGTCATGGATACAAGTAAAATCCTCTCTTACTaatcaataaaaacaaattttgattgGATGATGGACGAAAGATATATTAAggaagggacaaaaataacGGATTAAGAATGGGAGGGATGACACTAATGGGTTAAGAGTTGGGTTTGACTTGTGTCCACGAAGGAGAAAGGGAGATAGCCAAATGGAAGGAATTTAACAACATTTTGAAATCCTATaaatctgtaaaatattttgaaatccTAGAAGTCttctttattaaaaagttatttaaatcCAAGCTAAAATCctcaggattttttttttcttctcaaaatgaTGTCTGAttatctcaatccaatacaatGGACACTTTACTCTCAAAACTTTATTTTACCTCTTCCGTTTGCATCTTGGTATTTTCTATTTACTCTCAAAACTTCATTTTTACCATTTCAGTTTGCATCTTCTCACTTTCTCTTCCACTTCTTGTTAAGTCCGACATCATGTTACATGTATCCTTTTCCATCAATTATCATTGTATCGatatttgtttgataattaCGTATGTTAGTTAATTGTTGAATAAGTCACTCAAACTGcacacatttaaaataaaaaataaaaaaatcatcggAATTTGGACCTGATCAAATTGtatacacacaaaaaaagtTCATCAAAGAGTTACTATCCCATCGGTTGAGTAATTTGAGAGACTTATAGAATGGTCACCACTACATATCTGTCAATATTGTGATCAAAGGACTTTCATTGAGTTGagatttttttataggaaaatgctaaccggtgctctGGAGtactggttaaggatatgaaaaaggaaattatatcatagttaatgtattgaaattatgtaattaatttataataaagtcaaaaacagtttctctTTTATGGTATGTTTAACTAGCAGAaccctttatatatatatatatatatatatatatatatatatatatatatatatatatatatatatatatatataagcattGGGTTGAGTTGATTAAGAGTCCGTTTGTTAAAggtttttttctaaaaaaaatcactttaaacaaagagaaatgatatttgtacaactattttgtaacaacttttgtgacaactttctctctcatactcacatatgtttttactttatctctctattgctttgattttcgtgcaaaAACCTACTTTTCctttgtaaatttatggttgtcaaataagttgtctatcaaatggttgttcaaataacacacctcaTTTCAAATGAGAAATTGTTTtcctaaacaaatatttttgataattgcaaaaaaaaaaaatatttttaagaatcTAAATAAGCCCACACAAATTGGCATCAAAGTgaatcgaacatgagacctTAAGGAAGAACACACTCCCAGATCCTTCATCACGgtaaacaacaacttatttttatttataaaacttgaaaaatgaacctctaaattattgaatgattaagAGCCcttttgttatagcttttttaagaaaaaaaaaatatttttttaagaaaataatcacttttaaaagtTTTGCACCCGTTTGTTacataatctaaaaaaaacttcaaatgagaagctgttaagagcaacttcctaaaaaaaaaaaaattttagaggagagagaaaatatgatcTAAAAGATCgaactaattttgtaaaaaaaaaaaaaaaatccttttatgTAGTTGTATCTAAACAAActagattatttgtttaaaaaaaaattatttttatcacggtaaacaaacacaaaatagattctgatttttcataaaatctctaaattattttacgtcaaaatcacttttattttaatccgtaacaaaaatcatttttttataatctgTAACATACGGTCCTGATTGTCCATTTTGGTTTATTCTATAGGAATCAAAATTTACTCCATTATATCATAATAAttgacatatttattttttcgcacgaattaaaaaatactatgaatgaaataaaggtaatattaattttatcaaatgcaTGGACGagttcaaaatattaaaatcaattcatCACTTAAGATAATTGAGCTAATTTTTTAGCTTTGGCTTTCATGCTTGGCTTGAATGGAACACGACAACCAAGAACATTGGAGCAATCAACGCCAATTGGCCTACACTCTTTGGTGTTTCGGTTTAGGCTCTCTAGATAAAGATCTTAATAACCTTGTGTTCTTTAGAGAGACTGAGCTTTGTAGCCACGCTACTTCTAAGGTTATCAATATGGCTTATCAAATCGAGAAGGAGGCAGTTTTCCTCTTGCATCTCACGAAGAGAATACATCTAGACACAATTCTCAATGTATAAAATCTCCTTCTGACTTTGTTAAAATTAACACATATGGATCCTACGTCCATTGTCACTCAGCTTGGGGTGGCCTTATTGGAGATCATCACTGTCAATTTGTGAAAAGGTTTTTGGTGTATCTTGGAACATGAGATGTCTTACTTGCTGAATTATGCATCTAACTCATGTCATCCTATAATCAGACTCAACTAGTGTTGTTAATATGATTCACAATCGGTTTACTGCTATCCTTCATCTTCAATGTCTACGTCAGGAGGTTCTTTATTTTATCCACCTTTTAGGTTGGACTA harbors:
- the LOC11407454 gene encoding uncharacterized protein, whose amino-acid sequence is MDSTSSSSSPGASQFLANLPLRGTFTSTAISSNPDRMRVYVCDHETTPPEGQHIKTNQQNILIRALKLKNVSDSSKKRTAEKVLGASAKKLNNQTTPQQEGSNGQTSSRNFQSLTVERLRALLRAKGLPTKGKKEELITRLKDADGQA